The Mycolicibacterium parafortuitum nucleotide sequence GGCCGATTACCGGAGCAAGACCGCGCCGGCCGGGCAGGGGGTATGAGCGTGGACGTCTCGACAGCCAAGCTGCCCACCGAGTTCGCCGATCTGGAGCGGTTCGCCGACTGGTGTCTGCCCAGCGAACCGCAGCGCTATGCCAAGCGGCTGGCCAGTTCGATGCCCGAGATGCAGGCCTTCTACGACGCGATCACCCCGAGGGCCGAGGAGGCGATTGCCTACTGCGACAAGTTCGCGATCGACGACCTGCCCGAGGATGTGCTCAACCTGATGCATCTGTTGTACTCGATGATCCAGGTGTCGTTCCCGGTCGAATGCTGGAAGCAGCCGAAGGTGCCCGATTCCGGTGCCACCGCGCTGGACTGCGACGGCGAACCCGTGCCGTGACGACGACCGTCATCCGTGCGGCGCGCTGGGTCGACGTCGCCGCGGGCGAGGTGCGCTCGCCGGCGACCGTGGTCGTCGTGGGCAACCGCATTGAATCTGTCGATCCTGCTGTGCCGCCGCAGGACCCGGACGAGGTCATCGACCTCGGCGACGTGACGTTGCTACCCGGGCTGATGGACATGGAGCTCAACCTGCTCATCGGCGGGCCGGGCGGACCGGAGGGGCTGCCGAGTCCGATGCACGGCGTGCAGGACGACCCTGTCTATCGCACATTGCGTGCGGCGGTGAACGCCCGCACCACGGTCGAGGCGGGCTTCACCACGGTGCGCAACCTCGGTCTGATGGTCAAGACCGGGGGATACCTGCTCGACGTCGCGCTGCAACGGGCCATCGACCAGGGCTGGCACGTGGGACCGCGCATCTATCCGGCCGGTCATGCGGTCACCCCGTACGGTGGGCACCTGGACCCGACGGTGTTCCAGCGGCTCGCGCCCGGGATCATGCCGCTGTCGGTGGCCGAGGGCATCGCCAACGGCGTCGACGACGTCCGGGCGTGCGTGCGCTACCAGATCCGGCACGGCGCGAAGCTGATCAAGGTGTCTGCCTCGGGCGGCGTGATGTCGCACAGCACCGCCCCAGGCGCGCAACAGTATTCGGACGACGAGTTCGCCGCGATCGCCGACGAGGCGCACCGCGCCGGAGTCCGGGTGGCCGCGCACGCGGTGGGTGACACGGCCATCCGCGCCTGCATCCGCGCCGGCATCGACTGCATCGAGCATGGATTCCTGGCCAGCGACGACACCATCCAGATGATGGTCGACCACGGCACCTTCCTGGTGTCGACCAC carries:
- a CDS encoding metal-dependent hydrolase family protein gives rise to the protein MTTTVIRAARWVDVAAGEVRSPATVVVVGNRIESVDPAVPPQDPDEVIDLGDVTLLPGLMDMELNLLIGGPGGPEGLPSPMHGVQDDPVYRTLRAAVNARTTVEAGFTTVRNLGLMVKTGGYLLDVALQRAIDQGWHVGPRIYPAGHAVTPYGGHLDPTVFQRLAPGIMPLSVAEGIANGVDDVRACVRYQIRHGAKLIKVSASGGVMSHSTAPGAQQYSDDEFAAIADEAHRAGVRVAAHAVGDTAIRACIRAGIDCIEHGFLASDDTIQMMVDHGTFLVSTTYLTEAMAIDRIAPELRKKAEVVFPQAQAMLPKAIAAGVRIACGTDAPAVPHGQNAKELCALVARGMTPMQALRAATLTSAELIEADDELGRLAPGYLADIVAVGGDPARDIAATLDVRFVMKDGAVVKRDSGDQD